AGAGTGCAGCAAATAGCGGAGCAGACATTGTGATACAAAGTCTGCACAAGACATTGCCCGCATTTACGCAAACGGGATTACTTCATTTGTGCACAGATTGTGTCACAAGAGAAATGATGCAAAAGAAATTGTCAATATTTCAGAGCAGCAGCCCATCCTATGTGTTGATAGCATCAATTGAACAATGTATCCACATATGTAATGAAAATCGTGGATATTTTCAACAATACTACGAGAAATTGTGGATACTACGTGAAAAACTAGAAGAATTAAAATATATCAAACTGGTACCAACGGATGATATTGGAAAACTTGTGTTTTCGGTAAAAGACACGACAATATCTGGAGAAGAACTATTTGAGATTTTAAGAGACAACTATCATTTAGAGATGGAAATGTCAGAACTTTATTATGTGATTGCAATGACAAGTGTGTGCGATACACAAGAAGGGTACGATAGATTGTATCAGGCATTAAAAGAGATCGACAGTGAGATCACAAAAAAGAATACAGAGTATTTATTTTTGGAAAATGATTTTCATCAAAATAAAAAGATGTTAAAACCAGAAGAAGCTGCAACAAAAGATCGAATACAGATTGATTATGATGATGCAAAAGATGAGATTGCAGCGGAATTTATTTTTTTGTATCCACCAGGAATTCCACTTGTTGTGCCTGGAGAAGTGATCGATAAGTATGTGATCGATAAGATCAGACAGTATGAGCAATATAATATGAAAGTGATAGGACTGGATGATCATAAAATATATATAATAAATAGATGAGAGGATATAAATATGGGATTATTTTTGACCGTTGAAGGACCAGATGGAGCTGGAAAAACAACACAAATAGAATTACTAAGAGACTACTTATCTGACAAAGGTTATGATATAATAGTATGTAGAGAACCTGGCGGAACACCGATCAGTGAGGCTGTAAGAAATGTGATCCTTAACAAAGAATTTACTGAGATGGGA
The sequence above is drawn from the Anaerostipes hadrus ATCC 29173 = JCM 17467 genome and encodes:
- a CDS encoding aminotransferase class I/II-fold pyridoxal phosphate-dependent enzyme; protein product: MTSIYNKLKQLQYKEDYPFHMPGHKRNLKIDPLLDAISQIDITEITGFDDLHHPEEMIRELMDDLKQIYGTKESYLLVNSSTAGNLAAIAALCNIGDKILVARNCHKSVYHAIELLGLDPIYIYPEIDEYGICKGITKEQIENIITKETSIKAMVLVSPTYEGRVSDIEGISDVLHRNNIPLIVDEAHGAHFIYHEAFPESAANSGADIVIQSLHKTLPAFTQTGLLHLCTDCVTREMMQKKLSIFQSSSPSYVLIASIEQCIHICNENRGYFQQYYEKLWILREKLEELKYIKLVPTDDIGKLVFSVKDTTISGEELFEILRDNYHLEMEMSELYYVIAMTSVCDTQEGYDRLYQALKEIDSEITKKNTEYLFLENDFHQNKKMLKPEEAATKDRIQIDYDDAKDEIAAEFIFLYPPGIPLVVPGEVIDKYVIDKIRQYEQYNMKVIGLDDHKIYIINR